In a single window of the Candidatus Poribacteria bacterium genome:
- a CDS encoding NUDIX domain-containing protein has translation MVQKIEEKDGYMLLYFGEPPADVGEIEFANCLAHQDNQILFCKWRDDDIWTLPGGRAEPGETTEETAHRELLEETGATLKNLEVLCYIRCFMYDLEYWGMAYLGEIEALGCPLDLEEVSEARLFSHFPENPNNPGPFENQSKALYLAAMRKLSQTKD, from the coding sequence ATGGTTCAAAAGATTGAGGAAAAAGATGGCTACATGTTACTCTATTTCGGAGAACCGCCAGCAGATGTAGGCGAAATTGAGTTTGCCAATTGTCTCGCACATCAAGATAACCAGATACTATTCTGCAAATGGCGTGATGATGACATTTGGACGCTGCCGGGTGGGCGCGCCGAACCAGGGGAAACAACTGAAGAAACTGCACACCGAGAACTTCTGGAAGAGACCGGTGCAACGCTGAAAAATCTTGAAGTGTTGTGTTATATCCGCTGCTTTATGTACGATCTTGAATACTGGGGAATGGCGTATTTGGGGGAAATAGAGGCGTTAGGTTGTCCACTCGACCTTGAGGAAGTCAGTGAAGCACGTCTGTTTTCACACTTTCCAGAAAACCCGAACAACCCAGGACCCTTTGAGAATCAAAGCAAAGCGTTATATCTCGCCGCAATGCGTAAACTATCACAAACAAAAGATTAG
- a CDS encoding RNA polymerase sigma factor: MQHSDNKLVQLTLEGDHDAFAALVEKYQSQIHALVWRKIDDFHIAEDITQEVFLTAYQKLATLTHPDRFAKWLYVIANNLCVTWLRKQAAQPQLQSLTSTDPEELAELCYAEYVAEKQEERRRESHHALIQKLLDKLREADRTVIHLYYLAEMTCEEISKFLGVSQNTIKSRLSRARRRLKKQAEAIGQTFCNFRLSFNFIETLFMNLAFPIFGMHLNPVRSRDFYSSKSLITSPPDFLSQGSIGFRI; the protein is encoded by the coding sequence ATGCAACATAGCGATAATAAGTTAGTTCAACTCACTTTGGAAGGCGATCATGATGCTTTTGCTGCTTTGGTTGAGAAATATCAATCGCAGATTCACGCGCTTGTTTGGAGGAAAATCGACGATTTTCATATAGCAGAAGACATTACGCAGGAGGTCTTCCTCACGGCGTATCAAAAACTCGCTACCTTGACACACCCAGATCGATTCGCAAAATGGCTCTATGTTATCGCCAACAATCTCTGCGTCACGTGGCTCCGAAAACAAGCCGCGCAACCGCAACTGCAGTCTCTAACATCAACTGATCCCGAAGAACTCGCAGAATTATGTTATGCCGAGTATGTAGCAGAAAAGCAGGAGGAAAGAAGAAGAGAATCGCATCATGCTTTGATTCAAAAACTCCTTGATAAACTCCGAGAGGCTGACCGTACGGTGATCCATCTTTACTATCTTGCCGAAATGACCTGCGAGGAGATTAGCAAGTTTTTGGGCGTATCTCAGAACACGATTAAGAGCCGTCTGAGTCGTGCGCGGAGACGATTAAAAAAGCAGGCTGAAGCGATTGGACAAACATTTTGTAATTTCCGATTGTCTTTTAATTTCATCGAGACATTATTCATGAACTTGGCATTCCCAATTTTTGGAATGCACCTAAATCCAGTTAGATCGCGCGATTTCTATTCATCCAAATCCCTGATAACCAGTCCACCAGATTTTCTTAGTCAGGGCAGCATAGGTTTTCGTATTTAG